Proteins encoded within one genomic window of Candidatus Bathyarchaeota archaeon:
- a CDS encoding AIR synthase related protein, producing the protein MNERLSYGNSKYAEAGVDVRKKGIEIFKTTVDNLYPEAFCVVTKDPDLPGYGLVTHADSAGSKPVQAYLNWRESGSLEWFKGLAQDVLAMNINDISCVGAKPINFVDYLALNPLRIPKVELLRVLNEGFRECFGTLDKLGMKILFSGGETADLPDMLRTLDISGAVNGRVELKKVITGVRIKPGDIIIGLRSGGRTRYEKKENSGIMCNGLTLARLCLMSKEYQEKYPEIVDPQGRGYYGRFRFDQYLDELGMTVGEALLSPMRFYAPVIHEILKKYGHYVSGLVHNMGGGLTKGLRIGRNINYVKDNLFEPDPIFKLIKHESGESWRNMYEIYNMGVGFEIIAQPEAAEEIISVCESYGLEAKVVGRCERSDGQNMVTIISSQGNFQYK; encoded by the coding sequence ATGAATGAGCGTTTGTCTTATGGAAATTCGAAGTATGCAGAGGCTGGCGTGGATGTAAGGAAAAAGGGGATAGAGATCTTCAAGACAACTGTTGATAACCTCTATCCAGAAGCCTTCTGCGTTGTCACCAAAGACCCTGATCTTCCAGGATATGGACTTGTCACGCATGCTGATAGTGCTGGAAGCAAACCAGTGCAGGCCTACCTTAATTGGAGAGAATCGGGTAGTCTCGAGTGGTTTAAGGGTCTCGCCCAAGATGTACTTGCAATGAATATTAACGACATCTCTTGCGTCGGCGCTAAACCCATAAATTTCGTAGATTACTTAGCGCTAAATCCATTACGCATTCCAAAAGTTGAACTTCTAAGAGTGTTAAATGAAGGTTTCAGGGAGTGTTTTGGAACGCTGGATAAGCTCGGCATGAAAATACTCTTTTCGGGTGGGGAAACAGCGGATCTACCTGATATGCTAAGAACTCTTGATATTTCTGGGGCGGTAAACGGGAGGGTAGAGCTGAAGAAAGTGATTACTGGGGTGAGAATTAAGCCTGGCGACATAATCATAGGGCTGAGAAGCGGCGGCAGAACACGATACGAAAAGAAGGAGAACAGCGGCATTATGTGTAACGGGCTTACATTGGCCAGGCTCTGCCTTATGAGTAAAGAATATCAGGAGAAGTATCCTGAAATCGTTGATCCGCAGGGTAGAGGATACTATGGCAGGTTCAGGTTTGACCAGTATCTCGATGAACTTGGTATGACTGTCGGAGAAGCCCTCCTCTCCCCTATGAGGTTCTATGCGCCTGTTATACACGAGATATTGAAGAAGTATGGGCACTATGTTTCAGGTCTAGTCCACAATATGGGCGGCGGCTTAACTAAGGGTTTAAGAATCGGGAGAAACATAAATTACGTTAAGGACAACCTGTTCGAACCTGACCCAATCTTTAAGCTTATTAAGCATGAATCCGGCGAGTCCTGGCGAAACATGTATGAGATTTATAATATGGGGGTCGGCTTCGAAATCATTGCACAACCTGAAGCGGCTGAAGAAATAATAAGCGTATGCGAGAGTTATGGACTCGAGGCAAAAGTAGTGGGGAGATGCGAAAGAAGTGACGGACAAAATATGGTGACGATAATAAGCTCTCAAGGCAATTTTCAATACAAATAA
- a CDS encoding AIR carboxylase family protein: protein MGSKSDLSFAERIRGFLKEEGFSLNCEFAVSSAHRTPEYLLEKLKKYEESGDNVVYITVAGLSDALSGVVAGSSTRPVIACPPDIDKFGWAKAFSSFMTPKGVPVLLASGPENAALAAVRILSLTVPQFREELKIYMRKRREEVLSSDRTVS, encoded by the coding sequence ATGGGTTCCAAGAGCGACCTATCTTTCGCCGAAAGAATTCGCGGCTTCTTGAAAGAGGAGGGCTTCAGTCTAAACTGTGAGTTCGCCGTTTCTTCAGCTCATAGGACGCCGGAATATCTTCTAGAGAAATTGAAAAAATATGAAGAATCCGGAGATAACGTAGTCTACATAACTGTTGCAGGTCTTTCTGATGCGCTTTCAGGGGTTGTCGCGGGTTCATCTACTCGCCCAGTGATTGCATGTCCGCCAGACATCGACAAGTTTGGATGGGCAAAGGCTTTCTCATCTTTCATGACGCCTAAGGGTGTCCCGGTCTTGCTTGCTTCGGGGCCGGAGAACGCTGCCTTAGCGGCTGTGAGAATTCTTTCACTAACAGTTCCACAGTTCAGGGAAGAGCTTAAAATTTATATGAGGAAGAGAAGGGAGGAAGTTTTGTCTTCAGATAGGACGGTTAGTTGA
- a CDS encoding amidohydrolase: protein MNEKESSMDLLIIGGTIVSMGVKGVITNGAVAIQGDTIIDVGEERDLKRKYAGYEKIDAAGRVVMPGLINTHQHAAMSLLRGYADDYPLREWLENWIWPIERHMTGYDIYVGALLTAVESIMTGTTTINTMYFYRGEYNEARAFAEAKVRGVVGHGCLSWHRDSDRRDLEELTRMWHGKMGGTIRISVDPHAPYTVSPEYLQEIRSWTAELNEKYGSAENPIIWHMHIAETIDEPKKVEEAFGIRIKDGVVDYLDSLGVLGPDVVAAHCVHLTDKDIEVLRRRGVKVSHNPVSNLKLASGVCPVTKLIKSNVTVSLGTDSPSSNNVADMFETVKLAAILHKGINADPTILPAETVLRMATIEGAKTLCWEDQIGSLEPGKRADLIIIDFKKPHLCPVYNIASHLVYAVRGADVETTIINGEIVMENREVKSVDVVEVMEKARKAKENLLDQLESNR from the coding sequence GTGAATGAGAAGGAATCGAGTATGGATCTTCTCATAATTGGCGGAACGATAGTTTCGATGGGCGTTAAAGGAGTAATTACAAATGGTGCAGTCGCGATCCAGGGTGACACGATTATAGACGTAGGCGAAGAAAGAGACCTTAAACGTAAATATGCTGGCTATGAGAAAATCGACGCCGCAGGGAGGGTGGTGATGCCCGGGCTTATCAACACTCATCAGCACGCCGCAATGAGTTTACTAAGGGGATATGCGGATGATTATCCTCTTAGAGAGTGGCTTGAGAATTGGATTTGGCCTATCGAGAGGCATATGACTGGTTATGATATATATGTTGGGGCGCTTCTAACAGCGGTTGAGTCGATAATGACTGGCACGACAACAATTAACACCATGTATTTTTACCGTGGGGAGTATAATGAGGCTAGAGCCTTCGCAGAGGCTAAGGTTAGAGGCGTTGTGGGTCACGGCTGCCTATCTTGGCATAGAGACAGTGATAGACGAGACCTTGAAGAGCTGACAAGAATGTGGCATGGTAAAATGGGCGGCACAATACGTATAAGTGTTGATCCACATGCCCCGTACACGGTTAGCCCAGAATACCTTCAGGAGATCAGATCATGGACTGCCGAATTAAATGAGAAATATGGGTCTGCAGAAAATCCAATTATTTGGCACATGCATATCGCCGAGACAATTGATGAACCAAAAAAAGTTGAGGAAGCATTTGGAATCCGTATTAAAGACGGTGTGGTTGATTACCTAGATTCGCTTGGAGTTTTGGGACCAGATGTAGTCGCCGCTCATTGCGTGCACTTAACGGACAAGGATATTGAAGTTCTAAGAAGGAGAGGGGTGAAGGTGTCACATAACCCAGTCTCTAACCTTAAGCTGGCTTCTGGAGTTTGCCCCGTCACCAAGTTGATAAAGTCAAACGTGACAGTGTCTTTAGGCACGGACAGCCCGTCCTCAAATAACGTTGCAGACATGTTCGAAACAGTTAAGCTCGCAGCTATACTACATAAAGGCATAAATGCCGATCCAACAATACTGCCAGCAGAAACGGTTCTAAGAATGGCCACTATTGAGGGCGCTAAGACGCTGTGTTGGGAAGACCAGATAGGATCATTGGAGCCTGGCAAGAGAGCCGATTTAATCATAATCGATTTTAAGAAGCCTCATTTGTGTCCAGTCTACAACATCGCCAGTCATCTTGTCTATGCTGTTAGAGGTGCGGATGTTGAGACAACAATAATAAATGGGGAGATAGTTATGGAAAACCGCGAAGTTAAGTCAGTTGATGTGGTAGAAGTGATGGAAAAAGCGAGAAAAGCCAAAGAGAATCTTCTCGACCAATTAGAATCAAACCGATGA
- a CDS encoding phosphoribosylaminoimidazolesuccinocarboxamide synthase yields the protein MEIDPKKVLLYSDLPYKLLRRGKVRDIYDLGDNLLIFSTDRISAFDVVLPNGIPYKGESLNLLSIYWFEQTEKIVPNHIVKVVDSRSVLVRKADPIRVEFIVRGYLYGSAWERYSRGEEICGVKLPPGLRKAEKLPNPILTPTTKADVGHDVDITMDEAAKMIGRSLLDTIEDISLKIYSEAAARAESRGIIIADTKFEFGICDGELFLIDELLTPDSSRFWPKDLYTVGQDQPSFDKQFVRDYLTSIGWNKQPPAPNLPDHIIIRTAQKYIEAYERLTGMKIDEAISKAKKG from the coding sequence ATGGAGATAGATCCGAAAAAAGTGTTACTGTACTCAGATCTTCCATATAAACTATTGAGAAGGGGAAAGGTCAGGGACATATATGATCTTGGAGACAATCTCTTAATATTTTCGACTGACAGAATCTCCGCCTTTGATGTTGTCCTACCGAACGGGATACCCTATAAAGGTGAGTCGCTGAATCTGCTATCGATCTACTGGTTTGAACAGACCGAGAAGATTGTTCCAAACCATATTGTTAAAGTTGTCGATTCTAGGAGTGTTCTAGTCAGAAAGGCTGATCCCATACGGGTTGAGTTTATTGTGAGAGGATACCTATACGGATCGGCATGGGAACGATATAGTCGTGGAGAGGAAATTTGCGGGGTTAAGCTGCCTCCGGGACTGCGTAAAGCGGAGAAGCTTCCTAACCCTATTTTGACACCTACAACCAAGGCTGATGTTGGACATGATGTAGATATTACAATGGATGAAGCGGCTAAGATGATCGGAAGGAGTCTTCTGGATACAATTGAAGATATAAGCCTAAAGATTTATAGTGAGGCCGCAGCAAGAGCGGAATCTAGAGGAATAATCATCGCTGACACAAAGTTCGAGTTCGGCATATGCGATGGAGAACTATTCCTTATTGATGAGCTGCTGACACCTGACTCTTCACGTTTCTGGCCTAAAGACCTATACACTGTTGGTCAGGATCAGCCGAGCTTCGACAAACAATTTGTCCGTGACTACCTCACCTCAATTGGGTGGAATAAGCAGCCACCAGCGCCGAATCTACCTGATCACATCATCATTCGAACAGCGCAGAAGTATATAGAGGCATATGAGCGGCTAACTGGCATGAAGATTGATGAGGCTATCAGTAAGGCAAAGAAGGGATGA
- a CDS encoding glycosyltransferase yields MRVALCTDYFYPTIGGVQSHVAGLASELDKRGHEVIIIAKKAGVISHEHLARIRCGNIVPLEPIFPLPVIIVPPILQGLKRCLRRKESA; encoded by the coding sequence ATGAGAGTCGCCCTATGCACAGACTACTTTTATCCCACGATCGGCGGCGTACAATCTCATGTCGCAGGGCTAGCATCAGAGCTTGATAAAAGGGGTCATGAAGTCATAATAATTGCTAAGAAGGCAGGTGTCATTTCCCATGAGCATCTCGCACGGATAAGATGCGGAAATATTGTCCCGTTAGAGCCTATCTTTCCATTGCCAGTCATAATTGTTCCCCCAATCCTTCAAGGCTTGAAGAGGTGCTTAAGAAGGAAAGAGTCGGCATAG